The region TCTTCCTGGCTCTGGAAGTTAGTGGTAACAATTATTAATCACATTAAAACCATTTAGCTCGGCTGTAGGGAGCCAGAGCAAAAGAAAGCGACAGATCTCAGAAACTCACGCTTAATAGGAGGTGACGAGGTAGCAGAACCTTTAAAAGACTCACCATCATCCTCCAGAGACCACTGgcctagtttttaaaaatctgcaaatacTCCTGGTGACCTAGCCACTGTCAGGAGCAGGGAAAGGGTTGACTTGTTAGTCCACAGGGAACGTGACATTACCTACATGAACACACAGCTAGAAAAGAGCAAATCTGCAATGCGGCCCTCTCTGTGCCCAAATCACAAATCATTCAACAGCATGTTTAATTAATCAATCAAGAAGAATCTCTAAATAAAGACCAATACTCACCGAAAAGTTTTGACAAGATTTTTTAGCTCTGTGTAAACATCACCTGGAGTAATCTGAAGAGGGCCCAAAACTGCAGGTAATCTAGAAGGCAAAAgatacattttcctctttctcatttcttctcaAGTAGGACTTCCACCAAAGCTCATGAAAGTTAATAAAAAGAGATTGACTTTGTGCAGCAGATCAGGCCTGTAGTTTACATTTCAGATTCCTCTGAGCGGTGTTTGGGCAACACCTTCACTTTACaacagcttgtttttaaaaataagaagctCTAGTTCAGTGTGGATGcgaagaagaaattaaatacagttttacatGCATACTCTTATTAACTTCACATTTCAGTTCTGACAAGACAttcttaccaaaaaaatcaaagtgtttACATTATGAAGATGAGAATTCCAGGCCTCAtaaatgtttcaaatatttatatttccttggttcaaaaataacaatacaaaaggaaacaacatGTCTAAATGAGGTTTGCACAGAGAATAGATCTGCTAACCTCAGACTCACAGAGATGCAACAGAAGTAACATTCCACCACAAGCCTGACAGTTGGAATCAAGGTGATAGGAGGGTaatcagaaaatttcaaaagaaagaaaaagacagattgCCTCCCTACTTGACTGTGCATAAAAACTGATACAGCGCACAACAAACCGCACATACTGTTTAACTAGTTGTCGGTATCCCCAAATGCTGGAAATAACATGCATTGGTTTTCACATTTAGGATGAAACTTTTGCCTTTGTTTACTTGTTTAATAGTTAATATCCTCTTGCATTTGAATATCGagttatttacatttatatgcatatatgtgcaTGGTGCATCAATATTGCTGGAAGAATCAAGATTTCTGTTCTCCTTTACATCATTGCATGTTTTacaaaaactgaacacaggactGTTATGATGCTGGGCATATTCACATTCCCACTGACATCATCTGAACGCACCAAGAAATCATTGCTTTATCACAATGGAAATTGTCCCTCTTACTTGAGTGTGACAGGATTACTGCATCACCTcatgaaatttaaaatcatCAACTAAAGAAGGGGATAGTCAAGAATAAAACCTTTGAAGaaactaagaaataaaacattctgtCTTTCTTATCGTCTATTCATGGAGTACCAGCTtttaatttcaacagaaattttgCTAGAAGCTGAAAATGACTGACAAGCTTGTGGAAAAATTTGAAGGAGCAGAGAAACTGCTTTACCGTACAGTAGTAGTTGTTGGAATCTATGTGACATTGACACTTACAGAAAGATCAGATAGCCACCTTTCTTGCAGCATGGTTTGATTCCATGTTTGTGGCTGTCCACACTTGTTGCAGGTAGAGAGAAACAGACggaggttttttggggggagtttTGGTTGTGGGTTTAGTTAAAAAACAGATTCTGCAAAATCTAGTTTGGCTAGCTAACACAAACTACAAccatagaaaagcaaaattccCGTAAGAAAAACACCACAATCATAGCCTTCAAACACTCATTTATCTGCATTGCCCTGACAATGGGAGTATTTTCAAGGTCCTCTCAACTTTGacaatttaataattttaacagCTACAGCAGAGATGCCTTCATCTCTTTTCTGGGACTCCAAAGCCCTTTTATGTATGTGAAAAAGGTCTGGTGTTTGGTAAGTTTTAAGACTTAACTCTGAGGGCCTTTAATGGTTGTAGCTAGAGGCATACTGATACCAACCTTCCAAACATGGGACTAGAAACTCTTTTAGTAAGACCTTCGCTTAAACTATTAAGAGGTCTGAAAACACCGCTTCCTTCTGTGTAGATTTGTTTACCAGTAACAGTATGCTTAATGTACAGGACAAATATTTGCACTCCTCCCAATCAACTTCAAGTTTTTCAGTTTAGACTTGAGCAGTTGGTATATAcagctatttaaatatttcatattttatgtcCATCAGAATCTGCTTTTAGACAACTTACAACAATCTAAATAGTTTAGATTATTTCCAGATAActgagggaaaggaggatgaTAAATGAAGAGTTTGCTGtggaactttctttttttttgaagcacaTATTCTCATTTTAAGCTCCATGTGTTATACCAACATTTAGATCCAAAAACCATAGAAGTTTTCAGTGTAATGGCACAATTGCGTTGACTTCTGTGAACTACTGAAGAGTGGGAACATGCTGTCATGCCAGCCTGGAATGCTGTCAACTACAAGCTCCAACGCTTGTAGGAAGGGACAAGTTTCTTCTAGGGAGGACCTTAGTAGTGAGATTCTGACATCCACCTCACCAGGCTGTGCAAACTGACATCTGCAACTGTACCGCAGATGACTGTCTCAGAAATAAGTAAGTTCTTTAGGGCAATAATGGGTTTAAGTTATGACTAAGGCCACCTAGAAAAAGCCAGAATGTCCTTGCACAGTGTGTTTGTTCCTTAAAATGATGATGAATGAGCACCAACTTCAGCTTGACTTTTACCAAAGTAAAGGATACTTAcgcttttctcagtttttcaagGACGATTCGCTTTCTAATCTGCATTTGTGCATTTGAATCAACAAGTGGGAAGGCGAGATCTTCCTGTTGATCATCCTGTATTAGACAAAAAACTTTAACAGCTATAACCTAGTATTTAATTAAAGTCAATGCATCAAAATAATCAGTTTATCAATAAatgtttaaacataagaaaactcTTAtctctgagcagaaaaaaaaccccagccagTAGTTTCTTAATGGACAGAAGCTTGCTTAATCTGACCCAACATACAGTGTGCAACTAACCtacttttccccttccctaTGCTAGATACTTATCCACTTATGATGACAGAAACAAAGAGCTTGTAATAATTCTTTGACGGCAGGCTTTATACAGCCTTGACACTATTCCACTGGACACTTACTTTGTCTTTGCTTGGATGTTCCTCTGCTTGTGCATGTGTCACTGCTTCTTCAGCCAAGATGCACTTTCCTTTATAGAACTCTTTTACTCGGAGCTCTAGGAACTCCGTTTCTTCTTTTAACTTTTCGTAACTAGGCACAGGCTTAACTATTCCACCTGGGCCTGTGAAAGGTAAAGAATAGTTCAAACTGTTTTCAGACTCCCATATAGCAACAGTGTTAAGATCATCAGCTGTATCTAAGTCATCCTCGTCaagttcttcattctcctggCTGACAGATGATACGCACTCAGATGAATACAAAGAAGTATAGTTTGGGCCATagagaaattttaaagtttcctCAGTTCTCCATTCCATAAGTGTTTGCTTAAGCACTTCTAATAAACTGCCTCTGGAATTAACTGCACGCctcatttcaggttttttatgttcttttgaGTTAGCTAGTGTTCTTTTAAGATGTTCTGCCCCTCTTTTGCTCACACCTAGAAAAACTATCTGTGAACCACAGGTATTTTCATAGTTTTCTGAAGCACTTGATTTCCCTAGAGTAGTATTTTTTGAAGGCGTTGCAGTTATTTTATTATGAACAGAGCAAGCATGCATTTCTTCCTGAGCATCTAATTTACAATTAGATAGTCGTTCAGTGGCTTTTACCACATCTGAGTCTTCAGTTTTAGGGCTGGAATAGACTTTCTGAGAATGCTTCTTTTTGAGGATGCTGTTTCTGTGCAATTGCTGTGCAAAATTGGCTGAACTTGACTGACTTCCTGGTaggacagaagaaacaaattcttGTTCGGTATCACTACTGCTGTCACTGGCTGTGTCATGAGAACCAGATTCACATGGATTTGAAGATATCCTAGGATTTTCAATGTCAGATGCTTTAATTACTTCATCACGTAGTTTcacctcttctccagactgtccgctgtaacagaaaacacaagccaccaatgaaataagaaatgggTGTTAGCTGTAATAGCTTTTCATTCTCGTGtaagaaagataaataaagcatttttcccATATAGCAGAAGTGtacttttttgctttaagaatCATAGCTGCTCTTCTAAAAGTCTTCTTGAACTCAGAGAGTTGTAATGTTCTGCAATCAAGATGACAAGTACAGACACTATTTAGAGAAGTGAGTTCTCAGTTGCTTATTGGCAGTTAGAAAAGAATAGTAAACAAGATATTATTAAGGACAACAGAATAATGTCAGACTTAGCACAATGAATAgtgcagttttaaaaagaagataggCATCTTAACATATATAGGTATATAGTACCCTAAAATCagggggagagcagagctgtttTTAGCATATGTAAGTTTGCCACCTAATGGCCATgtgttgcaaaagaaaacaaacaaaaagtcacACAGCAAGGTACAGAGAGATGACAGAGTAGCATGATCTCATTTTAGTCAATACAGATGTTTTAGATTAAGAAGTACAGAAGCTTTCATCACATATAATTGGtatcattttctttataaagaatAGATGGtataaaatatgcaaagtaCAAACAGtgtatttgtttcagatttcaACAGGCTCAATTAAGACATACAGGCCAAGAGCAGCTGTACACTAAATCATACAGATCAAATATGCCATTTTAgaatcacaaaggaaaaaactaaaCAAGACAAACAATCCTTTCTGTAAGTTCTAATAACGTCTTTTCTGTAACATAGGAAAGCAAAGATTCCCCTTTCACCTGATATGATGCTAATATTTCTAATTATAAGtgcatataacaaaaaaaattattgttcaGTGTACCTCTGTCCCTCCTTCAGCAGCTCTATGTCTGGTGGTCTGCAAAAAGAACATACAGAATGAAGATTTTCCTGCTAAATCAATGCTCTTGAAATACACattaatacataaaatacatagttgaggttggaagggatgtCTGAGGATCTTCTAGTCCAACACCCTATGTTCAAAGCAGGGTTAGTGAGAGCAGGTTTATACATACGTGTTCACAGAGCGTGACTCGTGCCTGCAGCATGATGCTGTTACACTGAACAACATTTAACAGAATCAGCAAGTCACACAAATGTTAGTCAgaaaggacctctggaagtcTCTAGTCTGACCTCCTGCTTGTAATGCAATTGTCACCAGCACTAGATTAGGTCAGCCACAAATTAATGAAGCTTaaatcttgaaaacctccaaagaCGGAGATCTCAAAATGTTGCTGAGTATCCTGTTTCATTCCACCATAACcttagtgtaatttttttccccagtgtccAAACCTCAACGATCCATGCAATAATTTGTGGCCATCATCCCTTGTTAAGTTTTCTGCCACCAACCAAGAATAGTTTGGCTCTGTAatctttgtaactttttttcaaGTAGTTGTAGATTGCTTTCAGATCACCCTTTGGTCTCCTCTTCAACAAAGTAAACATGCCAAGATCCTCATAGGTCACAAAGTTCCAACAGTAAAAACAATCCTGGGCCATTTATAGGAAAATGTTccaaattaatgcaaaaaaaatgaatattcaggATATCtttacttaaatttaaaattttacttcGTTAAAAATTAGGCTATCAAGTTATACTGCTTTAAGAAAATGGAGTTCAAAGGTTTCCAGAAACTCTAAGAAACATTACTAAACAAATTCTGATGGGTTTCTTTCCAAAGCTCTACTTGCAGTTAATCTGTTTCAATTCAGTTATGAGGTAGCACCACAATGTTATTCATTTTATCCAACACTAAATGTTGAAATCCTCACCCACCTGTCCTATGAGTGAACGAAAACCTTTTAAGCATGCACTAAATTCAAGTCAAGGCACTAACACCTCTCAGACAgtatataaaaaaccccacaggtttaaaaagatgaaagctgCACCACCGATATGAATGAATTGAGTTTGGAAACTAAAGGTGATAACATACaatgatttaaattattaaCTCCCTATAACTCTTCTTCAGAGTTTTAAGTGGAGGTTGTAGTCTTTTCTGTCAAAAGAATTTCAGATATCCTAATGTGTAAACATGTATCAGTGTGTGCACATGTATGTGGTTGTGCAAACAGCTATACCTAGCCATGAACTatctggggttttgtttgttcatttgtttttttgaaaataccaCCTCCCCCCCACCACCCAGCATAAATAATTAACTACGTCAGGCATATCAGAGCTATACAGTTTCAATCTTAAGCATATCAGAACTATACACTTTCGATCTTAAGCATAAAGGGagattttagaaatactttctttaaagacagcaaaacaatAGCACAAAAATACTGGTAAACTTACTTAAACATTTAATGAAGAGACTAGTTTTACCTACTAGAATCCCTCAGATCAGATCAAGCTGCTCTAAACCTCTTCTTTCATTGATCAGATATTTCATATGACTGATCTGAACTGTGAAAATGAGCTCACATATATAATTTCAGCTAGTTTCTTTTGTTGAGAACCAGGAGACTATGAAAATTAGTGTCTTGGAGAACAAAAGCTGAATAAATTCAGCTGAACATTCTCTAGGCAAGTATTTATTGTTAAACAGTGACACCCATTGGCTCAATTCATTATTTGCAAGCCTATGCTTCCTAAGCTAGGAACATGGACTGCATCACACTTCCAAAATGTGTATTGCAGTAACAACAGGAAATGGGCAATCTGAAATTTAGATAGGATAAAGAACCTCTTCATGTTATAGTCTGCTTTCAGGTGCAAGCATTCACAGTTTAACCTTAAGACCAATGCCAAGTGCTGTGCTAAAATCAGAAAATCTCATGTAACAGGATAAGATGAATTCATCCTGAACATTATACGGCTTGTAAAAATCCAATCCTAGtaagtacattttaaagttaatagGAGTTGACTATTATTTATGACTCATCTGCCCTCTGAACTAACATGGTCATGTCCACTAAGTAGTCATGAGTACTCCTCAGTCAAGTCAATTATTGTAATCAATATGGCAACAACACTTAAAACGAGCACCATGCTAAGCTAACATGTTAACATCAGTTACCTTTGCTTCAGCTGAATCATTTTGAGGCACTGCAGCTAACTAATTAGCATTGCAGCTTGgatagagaaaataatattctcaAAAGGAGCAATGAATGTATAAGATTATacttacttttcttcttctcgCATCCATACTGGACTTTTGGAAATCTGAGCTTCAAAATACTTAGATGCTCTATAGCAAAAGTTGCTACAAAAGCActggaaatgagagagaaagcaagaaaatatgaCTAAAGACAACTTTAATACTCACAGAAAGGTACAAAAGTCATTGTTTTTTATGCCTGTAAAATTAAGTACcaattcacatttctttttaagcctATGACCAGGTTTTTAATTCACCTGAGAAACCAAACCCATCAAATAGGTCTATCCCATTCCCCACAAGCCACttttagctgcttctttttgccccactttcctgctttttgcatttttctttcatatcgAGAAGCAAACCAATGTTGGATTCTAcataacaataattaaaaaaaaaacaaaacccaaaactgttCAAAGAGCAATCCCTAACCCATCAAGGTTGTCATACAGTTTAAAAGACATGCAAGAAAATTCAGGTGTTTGATAATGAAAATTTTGGTTAGCAACAGAACTTGGATATTTTGCAATACTTAGAACAACACCTAAATTTTGCAGCATCTTTGAAAAATTAGCTTGCACACTTGCATCAGGGAACAAGACAAAACATCCCACTTCTTCTCGGAGTCTTACCTAGTAGTTTGAGAAAGCAATTCCCAGAATTTTGTGCATCCCAGAGTTGTAACCAGAGGAAAGTAATGTATACTAGCAACACTGAACAAATTTGTTCTAGAACTAGAAACATTTATCCTACAATTTAGCATCTAAGCACCTGTAGGTGATTCCGTATCCTGTGAGCAGGCAAAGACGACTTTTACGCAACCACATGCATGAATATGCTTCAAGAAAGATACAGACTTCGTGAAGAGATAGGTTTTATGTTGAAAAGTCCTCAAAAAAGAACCCTAAAGGTAGTCACACGAAGGAATGCATAAGATGTAACTTGTATTACACTACTGCAAACTTCAGTGAATGAAAAGGATGTGCACTTTGACCCTACTAAAGCTCATTGACTATACTGGAGCAAAATAGAGAACGCTTCTTCACGAATGTCTTCAACAGATCAACTGTACCACATTCAAACTGCTATCCAAGTAAAACTTTCCATGTTAtgtttaaatttagaaaagaaaataagtgggTTTTTGTCTTTCCAAAGAGAGCATCTAGAAactgaaatgcatgaaaaacTTCATATTCTAACAGTTCATGAAAATGATTTTCATAAGAACCAAACATATTGGCTCTGAATCAAGCCACTATATGAATGCTgttacaaaatgcatttctgatgtTGAGACaaataaattttagaaataGACTTGTTACCATACCTTTCTTTCAGTGATATCATAAACTCTGTTCGTTTTTGTTGAAATTCTGTACTTCTGTTTTGGCACCTAAAACAATATGCTTTCATCAGCAAGACTGTTACTTCCATCATGACTTTACAGAAAACTTCATTCTTAATTCACATATTTTAATATGTGTAATATGTTCTAACTGAATTGCATACTACAATCACCTTTTCTCTCAATTCTTTTGATATCGTACCTTCTCAGATGTAAGAATGGCAATTTATCTTTAATCATTTACATTTCACTACCAGTAGAAGACAACTTCAGATCTACAAGAAAGCCAGCACTGAACATAAAAAAATGGAGCTGCCACAGTAGAAACTTTACTCATGTGTAAGTGTTGGGCAATTACAGACAGGTCCTTCTTTAATCCATATCTATTTATATGCACGTGAGACTGTACTGTCAGACACCTCCACCACTACCCAGACAAACCCAGAGAGGAActtacataaaatacaatacagttTCTGAGTGAACTTCTGTGGGGACATATTAAGtccaaaacagtaaaattttttGTACTTgagtagatttttttcagatagtcAAGTGTACCACAACTGGTATTACATCAGAGGTTATCTAACTGAACCCTGAGTTCTGCTTAAGCTCTGACATACCATACCCAAGTAAGTGTGACTATGATTTTGACACAGGTAACATACATTTTTAGAGCAGATGTATATGCATTCACATAGTAATATCCCTgcattgtattattttttcacttcaatCCTTCTCACAGAGATATGTGGTTATGCTGAAGAAGGAACAAGATTAGAAAGTTTCTGCATGCATAAAGGAAGGCCATAAAGCCGTACCTCATTTATCTTTATTACTGTCAAAGTAGATACTAGTTCTGTCATATACAGTAATGGTTGTCAACTGATCAAATTTTACCTTTTACTTCAGAAGGATTGTACTGAAACAGAATGATACGATGCCTGGCCCATTACTTGACCGTATTTTAATCTATGTTTAATATtgtaagtttaaaattaaaaagaaaatgcaggagaATAAAAATTGTGAAGAGATTCTTATAACAGCATTAACAAAAAGCAACTTacattttccaatttattttgaCATAGAGGATAACCACATAGTTTGATGATAGACCGTTCATCAACAATGTCTTTATAGTGAGACGGAGTAATAGATTTTCCCtaaaatgacaagaaaatagTTAAACAACAGATACTGgaaaatctgtcattttttatACTCAAAACATCTCATAAGCAAAtaagtattttgaattttaaaacagttatcTAGTAAGTTTGATAAACAACATTTAGAACCTACACAGTAAAAATGGTAAAAGGgtaaacagggaaagaaagacaTGGGCACTTCCTTTTACCTATACAAGAGCTTCATAATTTTGCCCCTAGTGTGGCACctattttcataattttcctCTATTTACATGTTTTGTACACCTATTTACCAGCCTATTTACAACCTTAACAGGAGTAATCATCATACCATTCCAGCAAAACTGTGCTGCCAGATAAACTGTGGTGCATCACAGATGATGTGATGTAGACCTAAATTTTTATACTTCATCTATCAGTCCAGAACCAGAGAGGCATAAACAAAGGCTGGGGTAATAAAGTGATGATTCATAAATGTATACAGTCCTGCAAAACTAGAGAACGTTTCACCGCAGAACCCTTGAAAATAAGGCAATCATCATCAGAGCTGACAAGAGAGCAAATAAATGGTTCGTCTACTTTAAACTGCAGCAAATTGTTccaagaactttaaaaaaaaaaaaagagttgaacaCTAAGATACAAAATAGTATAAAGAATTGCAACACCTACAGAATTCAGAAGGAACTCTTCAGTAATGTTCTCTTCCAGGAGTTGTTCAACAATATACAATGCTTTTTTCTCAAATTCAATCTTCTTTCTCATAGCAGCCTCCAGAGCCGCTTTCCTGTAACAGAACAGACACTGAATGACACAAAGGGCAGATTTCCATAAACAATTCTCCAAttctatctttatttttttctgaaatatggtAGCTTACATTCTTCTGCATCACACCATGTCGGCCAAAGCAACAAGTAACTGGACTAGTAATTCTGTAATAACCACAAAGGAATTTCCAACCTTGATTTGCTTTATTTCCACCCTGGTCAGGAAAAGCATTGACTCTTATTGCATTGCAATACTTCCATACAAGGTTACCCAACTCTTCTTGCAAGAGAGGGAAACCCAAAACTGGCTGGACAAAGAGCCTGGGACAAACAATTTATGGAGTGTTGCCAGGAGAATGGGAGCTGGATGAGACATgaagagtgggaagaaaaaaggactgGGACAAGACTGAGTGTGAGGGTACAATgtaaaggaaggaataaaacaaacaaatcccacCACAGTAGATTTCCTGAGCGTTCCTGAGTCTTGCTACTATTCTATTGTCAGCAAATAGCCAGAGAGCAACCGTCTAGGTGTCTCCGATGTCCATTTGACAGCACTTCTCACAGAGGTTGTCAATGTACAGTCATTCTGCTGTCTTAACCGATAGAGGTCTACGCTATTCACCTGGAAGTCCAGCTCTACTACAGAATCAAATGAATATTCAGGTAATTGTCCATGGCAGcaagtgttttttcctctcaagtctggtttttaaagtgaataaagaaaaatggaaggtatggaaagaaattaagatggCAAAAAGCAAGCACTACAGAGTAAGAAAATACAACTGTGGAGGTTAGATTCATAAACTTTTAGCATATCATAcaatgcatatatatgcatgctGTTAGAAATTACATAGCATCACTCCAAGCAAGCCTGCATGATGTTGATGCTGGCGATCTCCTCAAGTTAATCATGATActctgagaaagcaaaaaaaccatgCAAGGCAGAGAATGCGATTTCAAAGTGAGGCAAAACAACATGAATGCCAGATATTGTTAAGTTAGAAATTATACCTTTCAGCAGCATCTTCATGCTTCAGAGCAGCTGAATGCTTACTTCCTAGAAATCAAATATACAAATGTAGAAATATAGAAATTAGTGtactttcttcctttaacaGTGGAAAATACTGGaacctgaaaaatattaaaacctcTAAACTGTAAGCATAATCAAGAACATTGCTTAGAAACTTGCTTTTGGTGGCTGAGAGTGACTTCAGTAAGCTAGTAATCATTCAGCAACTAGTTAGACACGCTTTTTATAAGTGTAAGGAAAGACAGGCCCAACTTTCTTCATACCCTCATTCATCGTGTTTTGTATAGCCAGaaagctaaaggaaaaataattctgacaaTAATTTGGTGCCAACCACACTCACCCTGGTTCCCCACTGGCTCTCCAGCCCAGCtttccccctgcaccccactgcTGGCAAACGCTGTCCTTTCCAACTGCGCTACCACTGGATTTTGCTCCAGGCAGGACTCACAACACGGCTTCGACGCCGGCACCCTCACCACAGAGCCGCTTTTGccgccctccctgcctcccGGTCGCCTCCGCGGACTgccccagggctctgcccgCCCTGAGCCGGCTACCGACGTGGAGGACTCGGGCAGCTGCTCCCTTAAGACTagggcagcagggagaaaaataatggaCTGTTACGCTTAAAGCATGAGGACGCAGTTTTCTGACCAGCTGTACGACCGCTGTCACGCGCGGCGCACCTGACGCTCAGAGCGGGGCGGGCTGCCGGCGCTGCAGAAGCCAGGCGCCCAGCCCCCGCGCAGCCTGAGGGGACAGCGGGGCGCTCGGCCCACCGCCCAGGGGCGCCGGCGCCAGCCGCCGCTCGCCAGCCCCGACCACACAGCCTGCCCGGCCCAGCCGAGGCCCGCCGAGCGCGCGGCTTCGTGCCCGCACCGCCGACCGCGGCCGTCC is a window of Gymnogyps californianus isolate 813 chromosome 8, ASM1813914v2, whole genome shotgun sequence DNA encoding:
- the RPAP2 gene encoding putative RNA polymerase II subunit B1 CTD phosphatase RPAP2, whose product is MMAAGKAQGGAQAKSSRRRAGSKHSAALKHEDAAERKAALEAAMRKKIEFEKKALYIVEQLLEENITEEFLLNSGKSITPSHYKDIVDERSIIKLCGYPLCQNKLENVPKQKYRISTKTNRVYDITERKCFCSNFCYRASKYFEAQISKSPVWMREEEKPPDIELLKEGQSGQSGEEVKLRDEVIKASDIENPRISSNPCESGSHDTASDSSSDTEQEFVSSVLPGSQSSSANFAQQLHRNSILKKKHSQKVYSSPKTEDSDVVKATERLSNCKLDAQEEMHACSVHNKITATPSKNTTLGKSSASENYENTCGSQIVFLGVSKRGAEHLKRTLANSKEHKKPEMRRAVNSRGSLLEVLKQTLMEWRTEETLKFLYGPNYTSLYSSECVSSVSQENEELDEDDLDTADDLNTVAIWESENSLNYSLPFTGPGGIVKPVPSYEKLKEETEFLELRVKEFYKGKCILAEEAVTHAQAEEHPSKDKDDQQEDLAFPLVDSNAQMQIRKRIVLEKLRKALPAVLGPLQITPGDVYTELKNLVKTFRLTNRNIIHKMPEWTLIAIVLLSVLSQVTPLFKNTQTSPMYTQFLTTLLEELHFKNDDLQSLTRIFRKDCLLEWSVNFKLFCMS